Proteins encoded together in one Thermus neutrinimicus window:
- a CDS encoding YbgA family protein: MDGFWPRPRVVVSACLGFAAVRYSGELIPDRLVAALREHVDFVPICPEVEIGLGVPRPTVRLVRTGGGLRMLQPLTGEDLTERMEVFSRGFLSSLGEVEGFILKNRSPSCALKDAKVYAHADQGGAVARGPGLFARAVEEVFPLLPKEDEGRLTSARIRGHFLMRIFALARLRRVDDLPGLMDFHARYKLLLHAHHQAATKALGRLLAEAKGKPFGQVRQAYEEGFLRATRTLFRLPAMADALLHAFGYFKRGLSPKEKAHFLDLLAGFREERVPFEAPLALLQSWAKRFGEEYLEAQALFEPYPRALMDLKSS; this comes from the coding sequence ATGGATGGGTTTTGGCCCCGCCCCAGGGTGGTGGTGAGCGCCTGTTTGGGTTTTGCCGCGGTGCGCTACTCGGGGGAGCTTATTCCGGATCGGCTGGTGGCGGCCTTGCGGGAGCATGTGGATTTCGTGCCCATCTGCCCGGAGGTGGAGATCGGCCTTGGGGTGCCGAGGCCCACCGTGCGCCTGGTGCGGACGGGAGGGGGGCTCCGCATGCTCCAGCCCCTAACGGGTGAGGACCTTACGGAAAGGATGGAGGTTTTCAGCCGAGGGTTTCTCTCTTCCTTGGGCGAGGTGGAGGGGTTTATCCTGAAAAACCGCTCCCCCTCCTGTGCCCTCAAGGACGCCAAGGTGTACGCCCATGCGGATCAGGGGGGAGCCGTGGCCCGGGGTCCTGGGCTTTTTGCCCGGGCGGTGGAGGAGGTCTTTCCCCTGTTGCCCAAGGAGGACGAGGGGCGTCTTACCAGCGCCCGCATCCGAGGCCATTTCCTCATGCGCATCTTTGCCCTGGCTCGGCTTCGGCGTGTGGACGATCTCCCTGGCCTCATGGACTTCCACGCCCGCTACAAGCTTCTCCTCCACGCCCACCATCAGGCGGCAACCAAGGCCTTGGGAAGGCTGCTGGCAGAGGCCAAGGGAAAGCCCTTTGGCCAGGTGCGCCAGGCCTATGAGGAGGGCTTCTTGCGGGCTACCCGAACCCTCTTCCGCTTGCCGGCCATGGCCGATGCCCTGCTCCATGCCTTTGGGTACTTCAAGAGGGGCCTATCCCCCAAGGAGAAGGCCCACTTCCTGGACCTCCTCGCCGGCTTTCGGGAGGAGAGGGTTCCCTTCGAGGCCCCCTTAGCCCTCCTCCAATCCTGGGCCAAGCGGTTTGGCGAGGAGTACCTGGAGGCCCAGGCGCTCTTTGAACCCTACCCGAGGGCCCTCATGGACCTGAAAAGCTCCTAG
- the fni gene encoding type 2 isopentenyl-diphosphate Delta-isomerase — MNTLERKRKHLEACLEGEVAYQRVTTGLEHYRLRYHALAGLSLLGVDLSTPFLGKTLKAPFLIGAMTGGEALGERLNLALAEAAQAMGVGMMLGSSRVALEHPEALRSFRVRPIAPSVLLIANLGLAQLRRYRREDLIRLVELLEADALALHVNPLQEAVQKGDTDFRGLLGILEAMLPLPFPVLVKEVGHGLGREAALALKGLPLAALDVAGAGGTSWARVEEWVRFGEVRHPELCEVGIPTAQAILEVREVMPHIPLIASGGVYTGTDAVKALALGADLVAVARPLLKPALEGPRAVQAYLEDYLQEMRTALFAIGAANPKEARGRIEPRSFSGP, encoded by the coding sequence TTGAACACCTTGGAGAGAAAGCGCAAGCACCTGGAGGCCTGCCTGGAAGGGGAGGTGGCCTACCAGCGGGTTACCACGGGCCTCGAGCACTACCGGCTCCGCTACCACGCCCTGGCCGGCCTTAGCCTCCTTGGGGTTGACCTCTCCACCCCCTTTTTGGGCAAGACCCTGAAAGCCCCCTTCCTCATCGGGGCCATGACCGGAGGGGAGGCCCTGGGGGAGCGCCTCAACCTGGCCCTGGCGGAGGCCGCCCAGGCCATGGGGGTAGGGATGATGCTGGGCTCGAGCCGGGTGGCGCTGGAACACCCCGAGGCCCTGAGGAGCTTTCGGGTGAGGCCAATCGCCCCCTCGGTGCTCCTCATCGCCAACCTGGGCCTAGCCCAGCTAAGGCGCTACCGCCGGGAGGACCTGATCCGGCTGGTGGAGCTCCTGGAGGCGGATGCCCTGGCCCTTCACGTGAACCCCCTCCAGGAGGCCGTGCAGAAGGGGGATACGGACTTTCGCGGGCTCCTTGGCATCCTGGAGGCGATGTTGCCCCTCCCCTTCCCCGTGCTGGTGAAGGAGGTGGGGCACGGGCTTGGCCGGGAGGCTGCCTTGGCCCTTAAGGGTCTGCCCCTGGCCGCCCTAGACGTGGCCGGGGCCGGGGGCACCAGCTGGGCCCGGGTGGAGGAGTGGGTGCGCTTTGGGGAGGTGCGCCACCCCGAGCTCTGCGAGGTGGGCATCCCCACCGCCCAGGCCATCCTCGAGGTGCGGGAGGTCATGCCCCACATCCCCCTCATCGCCTCCGGGGGCGTGTACACGGGTACGGATGCCGTGAAGGCCCTAGCCTTGGGGGCGGACCTGGTGGCGGTGGCCAGGCCCCTCCTAAAGCCGGCCCTGGAGGGGCCAAGGGCCGTGCAGGCCTACCTGGAAGACTACCTCCAGGAGATGCGCACCGCCCTCTTCGCCATCGGGGCCGCAAACCCCAAGGAAGCCCGCGGCCGCATAGAGCCTAGGAGCTTTTCAGGTCCATGA